Proteins from one Desulfonema limicola genomic window:
- a CDS encoding 3-hydroxyacyl-CoA dehydrogenase NAD-binding domain-containing protein gives MKTEYKIAHILIDGDIGIIVVKPPPLNQISDLFADEMYEIFNSLFSTDEIKAIVLTGTGCHFIAGMDISEIRKLRNKDICLARIKKIHKFVNAVELGPKPVIACINGHCTRGGLEIAIACHYRIAAKQVRLGMLDARFDLIPCMGGTQRLPRLMGVKTALAMITGAQDIDADQGKIQGLIDATADAKELLEKAKIKANQFISGRINYKMCLTSRRFDKLLSAGEKKDITELFKSRLSQTSGGCIAPLKAIEAFERGLGINFKSDINLESGLFCDCVLSDISKNLIDIFINTRNAGKITRIKGESVRKISKIGIIGSGTMGSGITALLLKCGYEIYLWDINQNSLKKGLNDLKNLFARSIKRGQISRAALEHLISSKIHLTTSFDRLKDADLIIESVIEDLETKQKIFKELEDICRTDTIFASTSSALPVSEIGSVLEEPGRLAGLHFFNPADKIQLLEINCSKITGDDILATIVDFAKKIRKIPFVTDEGHSSYVARQMFSIISEAFFLIAEGCNPFAIEKAFTEFGFPIGPARLSDLIGMDIINSVSRYFKSVMKNNWSMPPLFDLLYNTGCYGRKTRSGWYDYTTGTQSPNLKFMEVVKNYLKENNIAPKNISHKQILDQILARSINEGVRAVREGVSDNISDMDIAMVYGAGFPPHQGGPFKYADSWGILNIFNFLLKLEAEKGPRFMPSELLMNMAEAGKKFYKN, from the coding sequence GTGAAAACAGAATATAAGATAGCACATATTTTAATAGATGGGGATATTGGTATTATAGTTGTGAAACCGCCTCCACTTAACCAGATATCTGATTTATTTGCTGATGAAATGTATGAAATTTTTAACTCATTATTCAGCACTGATGAAATCAAGGCAATAGTTCTTACAGGAACAGGATGCCATTTTATTGCAGGCATGGATATTTCAGAAATACGGAAACTGAGAAACAAGGATATCTGCCTGGCAAGAATAAAAAAAATCCACAAATTTGTTAATGCTGTTGAACTTGGCCCAAAACCTGTTATTGCCTGTATAAACGGGCATTGTACCAGAGGAGGCCTGGAGATTGCAATAGCATGTCACTATCGTATTGCCGCAAAACAAGTACGCCTGGGAATGCTGGATGCACGTTTTGATCTTATACCATGTATGGGAGGGACCCAGAGGCTCCCCCGGCTTATGGGGGTGAAAACAGCTTTGGCTATGATAACTGGCGCTCAGGATATTGATGCAGACCAGGGAAAAATTCAAGGGCTGATTGATGCAACTGCTGATGCAAAAGAATTACTGGAAAAAGCAAAAATAAAAGCAAACCAGTTTATATCAGGCAGGATAAATTATAAAATGTGCCTGACAAGCAGGCGTTTTGATAAATTATTAAGTGCAGGTGAAAAAAAGGATATTACAGAGTTGTTTAAAAGCCGCCTGAGTCAAACTTCAGGAGGCTGTATTGCACCTTTAAAAGCAATTGAAGCATTTGAAAGAGGGCTGGGCATTAATTTTAAATCAGATATTAATCTGGAATCAGGATTATTCTGTGACTGCGTTCTTTCTGATATTTCAAAAAATTTGATTGATATATTTATTAATACCCGTAATGCTGGAAAGATAACACGTATTAAAGGTGAGTCTGTTAGAAAAATTTCTAAAATCGGCATAATAGGATCTGGAACAATGGGTTCAGGCATAACAGCGCTTTTATTGAAATGCGGATATGAAATTTATTTATGGGATATTAATCAAAATTCACTTAAAAAAGGATTAAATGACTTGAAAAATTTATTTGCCCGTTCAATAAAACGCGGTCAAATATCCAGGGCTGCACTCGAACATTTAATATCCAGCAAAATTCATTTAACAACCTCTTTTGATAGATTAAAGGATGCAGACCTTATTATTGAATCAGTAATAGAAGACCTTGAAACAAAACAAAAAATTTTTAAGGAACTGGAAGATATATGCCGGACAGATACCATATTTGCCAGCACATCCTCAGCTCTGCCTGTTTCAGAAATCGGGTCTGTCCTGGAAGAACCTGGAAGATTGGCCGGCCTTCATTTTTTTAATCCAGCAGATAAAATTCAGCTCCTGGAAATCAATTGTTCAAAAATCACTGGTGATGATATTTTAGCAACTATTGTTGATTTTGCAAAAAAGATACGGAAAATACCTTTTGTTACAGATGAAGGGCACAGCTCCTATGTGGCACGCCAGATGTTTTCAATTATCAGTGAAGCTTTTTTTCTGATAGCAGAGGGATGCAATCCTTTTGCCATTGAAAAAGCTTTTACAGAATTTGGTTTTCCCATTGGCCCTGCAAGGTTAAGCGATCTAATAGGAATGGATATTATCAATAGTGTCAGCAGATATTTTAAATCAGTTATGAAAAATAACTGGTCAATGCCCCCTCTTTTTGATCTTCTTTATAATACAGGCTGTTATGGAAGAAAAACCAGGAGCGGATGGTATGATTATACAACAGGAACTCAAAGCCCAAATTTAAAATTCATGGAAGTTGTCAAGAACTATCTTAAAGAAAATAATATTGCACCAAAAAATATTTCTCATAAACAGATTTTAGACCAGATCCTCGCCCGTTCAATTAATGAAGGTGTCCGTGCAGTCAGGGAAGGAGTGTCAGATAATATTTCAGATATGGATATTGCAATGGTATATGGAGCAGGTTTTCCACCCCATCAAGGGGGACCTTTCAAATATGCTGATTCCTGGGGAATTTTAAATATATTTAATTTTCTTTTAAAACTTGAAGCTGAAAAAGGCCCTCGTTTTATGCCGTCAGAACTGCTCATGAATATGGCGGAAGCAGGTAAAAAATTTTATAAAAATTAA